From Phenylobacterium immobile (ATCC 35973), a single genomic window includes:
- a CDS encoding patatin-like phospholipase family protein, with protein MTNSPAAAPEPAKATHTAFESIVLLLQGGGALGAYQAGVYEALLEADVEPTWVAGISIGAVNAAIIAGNPHHKRLERLRDFWELVTTPQDAGWAGLWSGWARSDAARGWLGQLSAGEILARGVPGFFTPRVPPPMMRMAGSPGAASWYDTAALRPTLERLVDFDRINDRQMRFSIGAVNVASGNFAYFDNRTDIIGPEHVMASGALPPAFDAVEVDGEHYWDGGLVSNTPLDWVLSARSDLDTLIFQLDLWSARGARPRDLAEVAVRMKEVQYSSRTRAATDAFRRTQRLRAAFNELLAQMPPELAATPQAQLLARASDPAVYNIVQLVYRSATYEGQAKDYEFSRRSMEEHWAAGLRDARRTLSHPEVLTLPSAAHAVNVYDFTTPGAHNPAPDPLEKD; from the coding sequence ATGACCAACAGCCCGGCCGCTGCGCCGGAGCCGGCGAAGGCGACCCACACCGCCTTCGAAAGCATCGTGCTCCTGCTCCAGGGCGGCGGTGCTCTGGGCGCCTATCAGGCGGGGGTTTACGAAGCTCTGCTGGAAGCTGACGTTGAGCCGACCTGGGTGGCCGGCATCTCCATCGGCGCGGTGAATGCGGCGATCATCGCCGGCAATCCCCATCACAAGCGCCTCGAACGTCTGCGCGACTTCTGGGAGCTGGTGACGACGCCGCAGGACGCCGGCTGGGCGGGTCTGTGGAGCGGCTGGGCGCGCAGCGATGCGGCGCGTGGTTGGCTGGGGCAGCTCTCGGCTGGCGAGATTCTGGCCCGCGGCGTGCCGGGGTTCTTCACGCCCCGTGTGCCGCCGCCGATGATGCGCATGGCCGGCAGCCCGGGAGCGGCCAGCTGGTATGACACGGCCGCCCTCAGGCCGACGCTGGAGCGGCTCGTGGATTTCGATCGTATCAACGACCGGCAGATGCGCTTCAGCATCGGCGCAGTGAACGTCGCCAGCGGCAATTTCGCCTACTTCGACAACAGGACCGACATCATCGGGCCCGAGCACGTGATGGCCAGCGGCGCCCTGCCGCCAGCCTTCGACGCGGTGGAGGTGGACGGCGAGCACTACTGGGACGGGGGATTGGTTTCGAACACGCCGCTCGATTGGGTGCTGTCGGCACGCTCAGACCTCGACACCCTGATCTTCCAGCTCGACCTGTGGAGCGCGCGCGGCGCGCGCCCCCGCGACCTGGCTGAGGTCGCCGTCCGCATGAAAGAGGTGCAGTATTCCAGTCGCACCCGCGCGGCCACCGACGCCTTCCGCAGGACCCAGCGCCTGCGGGCCGCCTTCAACGAACTGCTCGCCCAGATGCCGCCGGAGCTGGCGGCCACACCCCAGGCGCAGCTGTTGGCCAGGGCCTCGGACCCGGCGGTCTACAACATCGTCCAGTTGGTCTACCGCTCGGCGACCTACGAAGGGCAAGCCAAGGATTATGAGTTCTCCCGTCGATCCATGGAGGAACACTGGGCCGCCGGGCTGCGCGACGCGCGCCGCACCTTGTCCCATCCCGAGGTGCTCACTTTGCCCAGCGCGGCGCACGCCGTGAACGTCTATGACTTCACCACGCCCGGGGCGCACAACCCCGCGCCAGACCCCCTGGAAAAGGACTGA
- a CDS encoding alpha/beta fold hydrolase, whose translation MAEHLKLKNPVNERPQAAWGSIATELAGSQTRFVKGERWTHRVIEKGDPEAPPLFLYHGVGGYAEPYARVLPALSRDFRVFAVDALYHGYSSKEPWDPANRTALQAAAYVDLIHALGYEKAIYEGESMGASIGFEIGMLYPESLDKLILNGYGRVATKRTEWKKQPFKGDLYELSRAAVLDPSYENVQKRLWWLVHDNDDMNDEMIRMRMKIWSEPEVNASLRRVFGVDGADPREAAKPWTEEEVKAKWKVKDTLVVYGTYNPQRGPDYGEYGADLIGAKFYEFKDCGHWPMWESPDEYVEALRSYLL comes from the coding sequence ATGGCCGAACATCTCAAGCTGAAGAACCCCGTGAACGAGCGGCCGCAGGCGGCGTGGGGCTCTATCGCCACCGAGCTGGCGGGCAGTCAGACCCGGTTCGTGAAGGGCGAGCGCTGGACTCACCGCGTCATCGAGAAGGGTGATCCCGAAGCCCCGCCCCTGTTCTTGTACCATGGCGTCGGCGGCTATGCGGAGCCCTACGCCCGGGTGCTGCCCGCTCTTTCCCGCGACTTCCGCGTGTTCGCGGTGGACGCGCTCTACCACGGCTATTCCTCGAAGGAACCGTGGGATCCGGCCAACCGCACCGCCCTGCAGGCGGCGGCCTACGTCGATCTGATCCACGCGCTCGGCTACGAAAAGGCGATCTACGAAGGTGAATCCATGGGGGCGTCGATCGGCTTCGAGATCGGCATGCTCTATCCGGAGAGCCTGGATAAGCTGATCCTCAATGGCTATGGCCGCGTCGCGACCAAGCGCACCGAATGGAAGAAGCAGCCGTTCAAGGGCGACCTCTATGAGCTCTCGCGCGCCGCAGTGCTCGATCCCTCCTATGAGAATGTTCAGAAGCGCCTGTGGTGGCTGGTCCACGACAACGACGACATGAACGACGAGATGATCCGCATGCGGATGAAGATCTGGTCCGAGCCGGAGGTCAACGCTTCGCTGCGCCGCGTCTTCGGGGTCGACGGCGCCGATCCGCGTGAAGCGGCCAAGCCGTGGACCGAGGAAGAGGTGAAGGCGAAGTGGAAGGTCAAGGACACCTTAGTTGTCTACGGCACCTACAATCCGCAGCGGGGTCCGGACTACGGGGAGTATGGCGCCGACCTGATCGGCGCGAAGTTCTACGAGTTCAAGGACTGCGGCCACTGGCCGATGTGGGAAAGCCCCGACGAATACGTCGAGGCGCTGCGTAGCTACCTGCTCTAG
- a CDS encoding amidohydrolase, with product MTLSKSLRRSLLAFAALSVMASAAAAQAPEAQKQQTVDLVKSRAKLAQVITDQVFSFGELGYQEIETSKYLTALLEKNGFKVERGTSGMPTAWVARWVSPAGAGPVIAFGSDIDGIPKASQTPGVAYRKPMIEGAPGHGEGHNSGQAVNIVAALALKDIMVRDKIPGTLVMWPGVAEELLGAKAFMVRDGVFKGVDAVIFTHVGDNLDTTWGLARGTGVISVEYSFSGESAHSAAAPWRGKSALDAVELMNIGWNMRREHLRPEQRSHYVIVDGGDQPNVVPSKASVWYYFREIDFANIRKNYEIGNKIAEAAAMMTDTTVTRRVLGAAAPRNFNRPMAEAAQANMDKVGLPIWTADEQTFAKAVQKLVGAKEEGLATKLKPIEPPPSPPISGGSDDIGDISWIAPTIVIRYPSNIPGLPGHNWSNAISMATPIAHKGVVAGAEAVAMTALDLLTDAKLLAQTKAYFETETLKDEKYQPLIGPTDTPKIEQNADIMALYRPGMRKLYYDPAKYPTYLDQLGVKFPELGPKAK from the coding sequence GTGACCTTGTCGAAATCGCTGCGCAGAAGCCTGCTCGCTTTCGCCGCCCTGAGCGTTATGGCGAGCGCTGCCGCAGCGCAGGCGCCCGAGGCGCAGAAGCAACAGACGGTCGATCTGGTGAAGAGCCGGGCGAAGCTGGCGCAGGTGATCACCGACCAGGTCTTCAGCTTTGGCGAGCTGGGCTACCAGGAGATCGAGACCTCCAAGTACCTCACGGCCCTCCTCGAAAAGAACGGCTTCAAGGTCGAGCGCGGGACGTCAGGCATGCCGACCGCCTGGGTTGCGCGGTGGGTGTCGCCGGCCGGGGCGGGCCCGGTGATCGCCTTCGGCAGCGACATCGACGGCATTCCGAAAGCCTCGCAGACCCCTGGGGTCGCCTACCGCAAGCCGATGATCGAGGGCGCGCCAGGGCACGGCGAGGGCCATAACTCCGGCCAGGCGGTGAACATCGTCGCCGCCCTGGCCCTGAAGGACATCATGGTCCGGGACAAGATCCCCGGGACCCTGGTGATGTGGCCGGGCGTGGCCGAGGAGCTCCTGGGCGCCAAGGCCTTCATGGTGCGCGACGGGGTCTTCAAGGGCGTGGACGCCGTGATCTTCACCCATGTCGGCGACAATCTGGACACCACCTGGGGCCTCGCCCGCGGCACCGGCGTGATCTCGGTGGAGTATAGCTTCTCAGGGGAATCCGCCCATTCGGCCGCCGCGCCGTGGCGTGGCAAGAGCGCCCTGGACGCGGTCGAGCTGATGAACATCGGCTGGAACATGCGCCGCGAGCACCTGCGCCCCGAGCAGCGGTCGCATTATGTGATCGTCGATGGCGGCGACCAGCCCAACGTCGTGCCGTCGAAGGCGTCGGTCTGGTACTATTTCCGCGAGATCGACTTCGCCAACATCCGCAAGAACTACGAGATCGGCAACAAGATCGCTGAGGCCGCGGCGATGATGACGGACACCACGGTGACTCGCCGGGTTCTGGGCGCCGCCGCCCCGCGCAACTTCAACCGACCGATGGCGGAAGCTGCCCAGGCCAATATGGACAAGGTCGGCCTGCCTATTTGGACGGCGGACGAACAGACTTTCGCCAAGGCTGTGCAGAAGCTGGTGGGCGCGAAGGAAGAGGGGCTGGCGACGAAGTTGAAGCCCATCGAGCCGCCGCCGTCCCCTCCCATCAGCGGTGGGTCGGACGACATCGGCGACATCTCCTGGATCGCGCCGACCATCGTCATCCGCTACCCGTCGAACATCCCGGGACTCCCCGGCCACAACTGGTCGAACGCCATCTCCATGGCGACGCCGATCGCGCACAAAGGCGTGGTGGCCGGCGCCGAAGCCGTGGCCATGACCGCCCTGGACCTGCTGACCGACGCGAAGCTCCTCGCACAGACCAAGGCCTACTTCGAGACTGAGACCCTGAAGGACGAAAAGTACCAGCCGCTGATCGGCCCGACCGACACGCCGAAGATCGAGCAGAACGCGGACATCATGGCCCTGTACCGGCCCGGGATGCGCAAGCTCTACTATGATCCCGCGAAGTATCCGACTTATCTCGACCAGCTGGGGGTGAAGTTCCCCGAACTCGGGCCGAAGGCGAAGTAG
- the mutT gene encoding 8-oxo-dGTP diphosphatase MutT, with protein sequence MSEKRMLLVAAAALVDIDGRVLICQRPEGKALAGLWEFPGGKVEPGESPEACIIRELEEELGIRVAQACLAPFVFASHAYEDFHLLMPLYLCRKWEGQVTAREHAGLAWVKPNRLDDYPMPPADAPLVAWLRDLL encoded by the coding sequence ATGAGCGAAAAGCGAATGCTTCTGGTGGCCGCGGCCGCCCTGGTGGACATCGACGGTCGCGTGCTGATCTGCCAGCGGCCGGAGGGCAAGGCGCTGGCGGGCCTATGGGAATTTCCCGGCGGCAAGGTCGAGCCGGGCGAAAGCCCCGAGGCCTGCATCATCCGCGAGCTGGAGGAGGAGTTGGGCATCCGCGTCGCCCAGGCCTGCCTCGCCCCTTTCGTGTTCGCCAGCCACGCCTACGAGGATTTCCACCTGCTCATGCCGCTCTACCTTTGCCGCAAGTGGGAAGGGCAGGTCACCGCCCGCGAGCACGCCGGCCTCGCCTGGGTCAAGCCCAACCGCCTTGACGATTACCCCATGCCTCCGGCCGACGCGCCGCTCGTCGCGTGGCTGCGTGACCTGCTCTGA
- a CDS encoding DEAD/DEAH box helicase — protein sequence MTQFTDLGLAKPLLKALADEGYTTPTPIQAQAIPGVMSGRDLLGIAQTGTGKTAAFALPILHRLAENRVPAPRRGCRVLVLSPTRELATQIGESFKSYGKQIGVSVAVVFGGVKYGGQMRALAGGVDVLVATPGRLLDHLGEKSITLQGVETFVLDEADQMLDMGFILPIRKIVKFLPKMRQNLFFSATMPSEIEKLTVDILNPNPLKVSVTPQATTVERINQKVLFVEGARKRALLAELFDDASFKRVIVFTRTKRGADRVAKSLEQVGVEAAAIHGDKSQGQRERALAEFKKGAVRALVATDIAARGIDIDAVSHVVQFELPNVPEAYVHRIGRTARAGADGSAVAFCADDERNLLKDIEKVTRQRIPSFDRRNDKQLGAATAVMPEPAGVKAERPDTRGQRNARPPQNRNRNHGGGGQNGHRHEGAPVREASSKGYTPKTDAIRSEPARPAGLQAAAKAAFKGPGRGGAAKPAGRTGVWSNR from the coding sequence TTGACCCAGTTTACTGATCTTGGCCTCGCCAAGCCCCTGCTCAAGGCCCTGGCTGACGAAGGCTACACCACCCCTACCCCCATCCAGGCGCAAGCCATTCCCGGCGTCATGTCCGGCCGCGACCTGCTGGGCATCGCCCAGACGGGCACCGGCAAGACCGCCGCCTTCGCGCTTCCCATCCTGCATCGCCTGGCCGAGAACCGCGTCCCGGCGCCGCGCCGCGGGTGCCGCGTCCTGGTGCTGTCGCCCACCCGCGAACTCGCCACCCAGATCGGCGAAAGCTTCAAGTCCTATGGCAAGCAAATCGGCGTCAGCGTCGCCGTCGTTTTCGGCGGCGTGAAGTACGGCGGCCAGATGCGTGCGCTCGCCGGCGGCGTCGACGTGCTGGTGGCCACGCCTGGCCGCCTGCTCGACCACCTCGGCGAAAAGTCGATCACCCTGCAAGGCGTCGAGACCTTCGTCCTCGATGAGGCCGACCAGATGCTCGACATGGGCTTCATCCTGCCGATCCGGAAGATCGTGAAGTTCCTGCCGAAGATGCGCCAGAACCTGTTCTTCTCGGCCACCATGCCGAGCGAGATCGAGAAGCTGACCGTCGACATCCTGAACCCGAACCCGCTGAAGGTCTCGGTGACGCCGCAGGCCACCACGGTCGAGCGGATCAACCAGAAGGTCCTGTTTGTTGAAGGCGCCCGCAAGCGGGCCCTGCTGGCGGAACTGTTCGATGACGCCAGCTTCAAGCGCGTCATCGTCTTCACTCGCACCAAGCGCGGCGCCGACCGCGTGGCCAAGAGCCTGGAGCAGGTGGGCGTCGAGGCCGCCGCGATCCACGGCGACAAGAGCCAGGGCCAACGCGAACGGGCGCTCGCCGAGTTCAAGAAGGGCGCCGTGCGCGCCCTGGTCGCCACCGACATCGCCGCCCGCGGCATCGACATCGATGCGGTCAGCCACGTCGTCCAGTTCGAGTTGCCGAATGTGCCGGAGGCCTACGTCCACCGGATCGGCCGGACCGCGCGCGCCGGCGCCGACGGCTCGGCCGTGGCCTTCTGCGCCGATGATGAGCGCAACCTGCTGAAGGACATCGAGAAGGTGACGCGCCAGCGCATCCCCTCCTTCGATCGTCGCAACGACAAGCAGCTGGGCGCGGCCACCGCCGTCATGCCTGAGCCGGCTGGCGTCAAGGCCGAGCGGCCCGACACGCGCGGCCAGCGCAACGCCCGTCCGCCGCAGAACCGCAACCGCAATCACGGCGGCGGCGGCCAGAACGGCCATCGTCACGAGGGCGCGCCGGTGCGTGAAGCTTCGAGCAAGGGCTACACGCCCAAGACGGACGCCATCCGGAGCGAACCCGCCCGCCCCGCCGGCCTGCAAGCCGCCGCCAAGGCCGCCTTCAAGGGCCCAGGCCGCGGCGGCGCGGCGAAACCCGCGGGCCGCACGGGCGTCTGGTCGAACCGCTAG
- the argJ gene encoding bifunctional glutamate N-acetyltransferase/amino-acid acetyltransferase ArgJ: MSRKPQTPKAPSRSAKALEAAVKPVEAVGQTIERALDPLASAMKRAALKRADKHAKALDPAAPQTKAEKDALLVSPLAVPFPHMPPIAGVELATGRAGFYKHEREDLLLMSFPDGASCAGVFTRHGVGSAPVDWCKRQLETTQGAGVRALVVNAGCANSFTGRPGADAVRRVASAVGKRLDCRQRDVMVASTGVIGVLLDDAKIVHRLPDVEARLTADGWPGAARAIMTTDTFPKGAFAEAVIDGVTVRIGGVCKGSGMIAPDMATMLAFVVTDADIAPAALQTLVSLYTRNTFNAVTVDGDRSTNDTLLLFATGKSGAPRISRAGDRRLADFREKLEQVLLNLAHQLVRDGEGATKFVKITVNGAESHASARKIARSIADSPLVKTAFAGEDANWGRIVMAVGKADEPMDRSQLSVKFGDLVAAQDGLVSPTYSEAKMSAYMKRLELEVSVDVGVGRASADVWTCDLTKRYVEINGDYRS, encoded by the coding sequence ATGAGCCGCAAGCCGCAAACCCCGAAAGCCCCGAGCCGCAGCGCCAAGGCCCTGGAAGCGGCGGTCAAGCCGGTGGAGGCCGTCGGCCAGACCATTGAGCGCGCCCTCGACCCTCTGGCCAGCGCCATGAAGCGCGCGGCGCTGAAGCGCGCGGACAAGCACGCCAAGGCCCTGGATCCCGCCGCGCCCCAGACCAAGGCCGAAAAGGACGCTCTGCTGGTTTCTCCGCTGGCCGTCCCCTTCCCGCACATGCCGCCGATCGCCGGCGTCGAGCTCGCGACCGGCCGGGCTGGATTCTACAAGCATGAGCGCGAAGATCTGCTCCTGATGAGCTTCCCCGACGGCGCGTCGTGCGCCGGCGTTTTCACCCGCCACGGCGTGGGTTCGGCCCCGGTCGACTGGTGCAAGCGGCAGTTGGAGACGACGCAAGGCGCGGGCGTCCGGGCTCTGGTCGTCAACGCCGGCTGCGCCAACTCCTTCACCGGCAGACCCGGCGCCGACGCCGTGCGGCGGGTCGCCTCCGCCGTCGGCAAGCGCCTGGACTGCCGCCAGCGCGACGTGATGGTCGCCTCCACCGGCGTGATCGGCGTGCTGCTCGACGACGCCAAGATCGTGCACCGCCTGCCTGATGTTGAGGCCCGCCTGACGGCCGATGGCTGGCCGGGCGCGGCGCGCGCCATCATGACCACCGACACCTTCCCCAAGGGGGCGTTCGCCGAGGCCGTGATCGACGGCGTCACCGTGCGCATCGGCGGCGTCTGCAAGGGCTCGGGCATGATCGCGCCGGACATGGCGACCATGCTGGCCTTTGTCGTCACCGACGCCGATATCGCGCCTGCCGCCCTGCAGACGCTGGTTAGCCTCTACACACGCAACACCTTCAACGCGGTGACGGTCGACGGCGATCGTTCGACCAACGACACGCTGCTGTTGTTCGCCACAGGCAAGTCTGGCGCCCCGCGCATCAGCCGCGCCGGCGACCGCCGCCTGGCGGACTTCCGCGAGAAGCTGGAGCAGGTGCTGCTGAACCTCGCGCACCAGTTGGTGCGCGATGGCGAGGGCGCCACCAAGTTCGTCAAGATCACCGTCAATGGCGCCGAGAGCCACGCCTCAGCCCGCAAGATCGCCCGCTCGATCGCTGACAGTCCGCTCGTCAAGACCGCCTTCGCCGGTGAGGACGCCAACTGGGGCCGCATCGTCATGGCGGTGGGCAAGGCTGACGAACCCATGGACCGCAGCCAGCTCTCGGTGAAGTTCGGCGACCTCGTCGCCGCCCAGGACGGCCTCGTCTCGCCGACCTACTCCGAGGCCAAGATGAGCGCCTATATGAAGCGCCTGGAGCTCGAGGTCAGCGTTGATGTGGGCGTGGGCCGCGCTTCGGCCGACGTCTGGACCTGTGATCTCACCAAGCGCTACGTCGAAATCAACGGCGACTACCGGAGCTGA
- a CDS encoding peptidylprolyl isomerase gives MAAATAFRSALLASLCAATLAIAGCGGADRAETAPERGDVAVAKVDGKTVWSSDVKREAVAQGLIGEGEPLEITSDLFHRVLGEVIDQKLLSSEAVRRKIDKDPVAQRRLAAARDRVLGDLLVEAAVSDAVTDGAIKGLYDEQQRLARRSEEIHARQILLTSAQDAQAVKALLSSGASFEALAMERSKDAATRFNGGDLGYFTLDVMPEAYATALDGAAKDAIVGPFQVENGWVVLKVEDRRLEAQVPLDAARPQIVRFLTYDQIRDLLEKLRSQAKIETLVKQDPATLSPPPADAPPPSEGSAP, from the coding sequence ATGGCGGCCGCAACAGCCTTCCGATCCGCCCTTCTCGCCAGTCTTTGCGCGGCGACCCTGGCGATTGCGGGCTGCGGCGGCGCGGATCGGGCGGAAACCGCGCCGGAGCGCGGCGATGTCGCCGTCGCCAAGGTGGACGGCAAGACCGTCTGGTCCTCCGACGTCAAGCGCGAGGCCGTGGCCCAGGGCCTGATCGGCGAGGGCGAGCCGCTGGAGATCACCTCTGACCTCTTCCATCGCGTGTTGGGCGAGGTGATTGACCAAAAACTGCTGTCGTCGGAGGCCGTCCGCCGCAAGATCGACAAGGACCCCGTGGCCCAGCGCCGGTTGGCCGCCGCCCGCGACCGCGTCCTGGGCGACCTGCTGGTCGAGGCCGCCGTGAGCGACGCCGTCACCGACGGCGCCATCAAGGGCCTCTATGACGAGCAACAGCGGCTCGCTCGCCGCTCCGAGGAGATCCACGCCCGCCAGATCCTGCTGACCAGCGCGCAGGACGCCCAAGCCGTGAAGGCCCTGCTGTCCTCCGGCGCCTCCTTCGAGGCCCTGGCCATGGAGCGTTCCAAGGACGCCGCCACGCGGTTCAACGGTGGCGATCTGGGCTACTTCACGCTCGACGTCATGCCTGAGGCCTATGCCACGGCCCTGGACGGCGCGGCCAAGGACGCGATCGTCGGACCTTTCCAGGTCGAAAACGGCTGGGTGGTGCTGAAGGTCGAAGATCGCCGCTTGGAGGCCCAGGTGCCGCTCGATGCGGCGCGGCCGCAGATCGTGCGCTTCCTGACCTATGATCAGATACGTGACCTGCTGGAAAAGCTCCGAAGTCAGGCCAAGATCGAGACCCTGGTGAAGCAGGATCCCGCCACCCTGTCCCCGCCGCCCGCTGACGCACCGCCGCCTTCCGAGGGATCCGCCCCATGA
- the secA gene encoding preprotein translocase subunit SecA codes for MIFQKLFGSSNDRKVKAMSARVAKINAYEPTFQALSDEALRAKTLEFKDRLAKGATLDDLMEEAFAVVREASRRTLGQRHYDVQLVGGMILHKGGIAEMRTGEGKTLVATAPTYLNALAGKGVHVITVNDYLAQRDSEWMGQVYRFLGLSVGVIVHGLSQTERQDAYNSDITYGTNNEFGFDYLRDNLVYEAGEMVQRGHNFVIVDEVDSILIDEARTPLIISGPTEDRSDLYRTVDAVIKDLIKDPTTFDFDEKARQVILTETGSETVEEMLSATGHLAEDTTGLYDAANVSIVHHVNQALRANVIYNRDKDYIVRAGEVMLIDEFTGRMMQGRRLSEGLHQAIEAKEGVVIQPENQTLASVTIQNYFRLYTKLSGMTGTASTEAQEFLDIYKMDVAEIPTNRGIARIDDDDEVYRTTAEKNAAIVLQIEDCYRRGQPILVGTVSIEKSELLSELLNAHKFELNGQTISGIPHNVLNARYHEQEALIVADAGMPGAVTIATNMAGRGTDIQLGGNIDMRLAKWREEQRGLGIEPSAEEQIARKAEIEDEIRDHKEKALAAGGLFVLGTERHESRRIDNQLRGRTGRQGDPGHSKFFLSCEDDLLRIFAGDRLDAIMRTFGVQEGEAITHKWLNGAIATAQKRVEQRNYEIRKNLLKYDDVVNDQRKAVFEQRAEFMHDEDLSDVVVDMRRDTIDDMVARHLPPKAYAEQWDVEGLQAQALHLLGLDLPIAEWAAEDGIANEEIEERIRAAADARAAEREADVGPHMRTVERSFLLQTIDLQWREHLMHLDHLRNVIGLRGYGQRDPLNEYKTEAFSLFEKLLVDLRQTVTRWLMTVQFEFAEPPPLEPGQFTEIHMDPLTGENAAEMGALPDGLPTDQREALPVSALPVGWEDTGRNAACPCGSGKKFKHCHGALV; via the coding sequence ATGATCTTCCAGAAACTCTTCGGCTCTTCCAACGACCGCAAGGTCAAGGCCATGTCCGCGCGGGTCGCCAAGATCAACGCCTATGAGCCGACGTTCCAGGCGCTGAGCGACGAGGCGCTACGCGCCAAGACCCTGGAGTTCAAAGACCGCCTGGCCAAGGGCGCGACCCTGGACGACCTGATGGAGGAGGCCTTCGCCGTCGTTCGCGAGGCCTCGCGCCGCACGCTCGGCCAGCGCCACTATGACGTGCAGCTGGTCGGCGGCATGATCCTGCACAAGGGCGGGATCGCCGAGATGCGGACCGGCGAAGGCAAGACCCTGGTCGCCACCGCGCCGACCTATCTTAACGCGCTCGCCGGCAAGGGCGTCCACGTCATTACGGTCAACGATTACCTGGCGCAGCGCGACAGCGAGTGGATGGGCCAGGTCTACCGGTTCCTGGGCCTGAGCGTCGGCGTCATCGTCCATGGCCTCAGTCAGACCGAACGCCAGGACGCCTACAACAGCGACATCACCTACGGCACGAACAACGAGTTCGGCTTCGACTACCTGCGCGACAACCTGGTCTATGAGGCCGGGGAGATGGTCCAGCGCGGGCACAACTTCGTCATCGTCGACGAGGTGGACTCGATCCTGATCGATGAGGCGCGCACGCCCTTGATCATCTCGGGCCCCACCGAGGACCGGTCTGATCTCTACCGGACGGTCGATGCGGTGATCAAAGACCTGATCAAGGATCCGACGACCTTCGACTTTGACGAAAAGGCCCGCCAGGTGATCCTCACCGAGACCGGCTCGGAAACCGTTGAGGAGATGCTGAGCGCGACCGGCCACCTGGCCGAGGACACGACGGGCCTCTACGACGCCGCCAACGTCTCGATCGTCCACCATGTGAACCAAGCCCTGCGGGCCAACGTCATCTACAATCGAGACAAGGACTACATTGTCCGCGCCGGCGAGGTGATGCTGATCGACGAGTTCACCGGCCGCATGATGCAGGGCCGCAGGCTGTCGGAAGGCCTGCACCAGGCGATCGAGGCCAAGGAAGGGGTGGTGATCCAGCCGGAGAACCAGACTCTCGCCTCGGTGACGATCCAGAACTACTTCCGCCTCTATACGAAGCTGTCGGGCATGACCGGCACGGCCTCGACCGAGGCCCAGGAATTCCTCGACATCTACAAGATGGATGTCGCCGAAATCCCGACCAACCGCGGGATCGCGCGGATCGACGACGACGACGAGGTCTATCGGACCACAGCCGAGAAGAACGCCGCCATCGTCCTGCAGATCGAGGACTGCTACCGCCGCGGCCAGCCGATCCTGGTGGGCACGGTGTCGATCGAGAAGTCGGAACTGCTGTCCGAGCTCTTGAACGCCCATAAGTTCGAACTGAACGGCCAGACCATCTCGGGCATCCCGCACAACGTTCTGAACGCGCGCTATCACGAGCAGGAAGCCCTGATCGTCGCCGACGCCGGCATGCCGGGCGCGGTGACCATCGCGACCAACATGGCTGGCCGCGGCACAGACATCCAGCTGGGCGGCAACATCGACATGCGCCTGGCCAAATGGCGCGAGGAGCAGCGCGGCCTCGGCATTGAGCCCTCGGCCGAAGAGCAGATCGCCCGCAAGGCCGAGATCGAGGACGAGATCCGCGATCACAAGGAAAAGGCGCTGGCCGCCGGCGGCCTGTTCGTCCTGGGCACCGAGCGCCACGAAAGCCGGCGGATCGACAACCAGCTGCGCGGCCGGACGGGCCGCCAGGGCGACCCGGGCCACTCGAAGTTCTTCCTGTCCTGCGAAGACGACCTCCTGCGTATCTTCGCCGGCGATCGGCTGGACGCGATCATGCGCACCTTCGGCGTCCAGGAAGGCGAGGCGATCACCCACAAGTGGCTGAACGGCGCCATCGCCACGGCCCAGAAGCGCGTCGAGCAGCGCAACTACGAGATCCGCAAGAACCTGCTGAAGTACGACGACGTCGTGAACGACCAGCGCAAGGCGGTGTTCGAACAGCGCGCCGAGTTCATGCATGACGAGGACCTTTCGGACGTGGTCGTCGACATGCGCCGCGACACCATCGACGACATGGTCGCCCGCCACCTGCCGCCCAAGGCCTATGCCGAGCAGTGGGACGTGGAGGGCCTGCAGGCCCAGGCGCTGCACCTCCTGGGTCTCGACCTGCCGATCGCCGAATGGGCGGCCGAGGACGGCATCGCCAACGAGGAGATCGAAGAGCGCATCCGCGCCGCCGCCGACGCCCGCGCCGCCGAGCGCGAGGCCGATGTGGGGCCGCATATGCGCACGGTGGAACGCAGCTTCCTCCTGCAGACCATCGACCTGCAGTGGCGCGAGCACCTGATGCACCTCGACCACCTGCGCAACGTCATCGGCCTGCGCGGCTATGGTCAGCGCGACCCGCTGAACGAGTACAAGACCGAGGCCTTCAGCCTGTTCGAGAAGCTGCTGGTCGACCTGCGTCAGACCGTGACCCGCTGGCTGATGACGGTGCAGTTCGAGTTCGCTGAGCCGCCGCCCCTGGAGCCCGGCCAGTTCACCGAGATTCACATGGATCCGCTGACCGGCGAAAACGCGGCCGAGATGGGCGCCCTGCCCGACGGCCTGCCGACCGACCAGCGCGAAGCCCTGCCGGTGAGCGCCCTGCCCGTCGGCTGGGAAGACACCGGCCGCAACGCCGCATGCCCCTGCGGTTCGGGCAAGAAGTTCAAGCACTGCCACGGGGCGCTGGTTTAA